One window of the Mycobacterium xenopi genome contains the following:
- the kstR2 gene encoding TetR family transcriptional regulator KstR2: MNRRDELLELAATMFAERGLRATTVRDIADGAGILSGSLYHHFSSKEEMVDEVLRGFLDWLFNRYQEIIDTKPNPLERLKGLFMASFDAIEHRHAQVVIYQDEAKRLSAQPRFSYIEDLNKKQRQMWVDVLHQGIDEGYFRPDLDVDLVYRFIRDTTWVSVRWYQPGGPLTAEQVGQQYLAIVLGGITANRKGV; the protein is encoded by the coding sequence ATGAATCGGCGCGACGAACTGCTGGAACTAGCGGCGACGATGTTCGCCGAACGCGGTTTGCGCGCAACCACGGTGCGCGACATCGCCGACGGCGCCGGCATCCTGTCCGGCAGCCTGTACCACCATTTCTCCTCCAAGGAGGAGATGGTCGACGAAGTGCTGCGCGGCTTTTTGGACTGGCTGTTCAACCGCTACCAGGAGATCATCGACACCAAACCCAACCCGCTGGAGCGGCTCAAGGGGCTGTTCATGGCGTCGTTCGACGCGATCGAGCATCGCCACGCCCAAGTCGTCATCTACCAGGACGAGGCCAAGCGGCTGTCGGCGCAGCCGCGGTTCTCCTACATCGAGGACCTCAACAAGAAGCAGCGCCAAATGTGGGTTGATGTGCTGCACCAAGGCATTGACGAGGGCTACTTCCGGCCCGACCTCGACGTCGACCTGGTCTACCGCTTCATCCGCGACACCACCTGGGTGTCGGTGCGCTGGTATCAACCGGGCGGACCGCTCACCGCCGAACAGGTCGGCCAACAGTATCTCGCCATCGTGCTAGGCGGAATCACCGCGAACAGAAAAGGAGTCTGA
- the fadA6 gene encoding steroid 3-ketoacyl-CoA thiolase FadA6 — MPEAYIIDAVRTAVGKRNGPLAGVHPIDLGAAAFHGLFGRLDVDPGAVDDVILGCVDAIGGQAGNIGRQAWLAAGYPEEVPGVTVDRQCGSSQQAISFGAQAIMSGTAELILAGGIQNMSQIPIAAAMEVGKQFGFTTPTAESKGWQHRYGDEEISQFRGAELIAERWNLSREEMERFALSSHQRALAAIRAGHFDNEIVTVQVDGLDFRIDEGPRETSLEKMAALPTLREGGRLTAALASQISDGASAVLLASEQAVKDHKLTPRARVHHISARGADPVFMLTGPIPATRYALEKTGLSIDDIDVVEINEAFAPVVLAWLKEIKADPEKVNPNGGAIALGHPLGATGAKLFATMLNELERSGGRYGLQTMCEGGGTANVTIIERL; from the coding sequence ATGCCCGAGGCATACATCATCGACGCGGTGCGCACCGCGGTTGGCAAGCGCAACGGACCGCTAGCTGGCGTACACCCAATCGATTTGGGGGCGGCGGCTTTTCACGGCCTGTTCGGGCGCCTCGACGTCGACCCCGGCGCTGTGGACGACGTGATCCTCGGATGCGTGGATGCGATCGGCGGGCAGGCCGGCAATATCGGCCGGCAGGCGTGGCTGGCGGCCGGCTATCCGGAGGAGGTTCCCGGAGTCACCGTCGACCGGCAATGCGGCTCCAGCCAGCAGGCGATTTCCTTCGGTGCGCAAGCGATCATGTCCGGCACCGCGGAGCTGATCCTGGCCGGCGGCATCCAGAACATGAGCCAGATCCCGATCGCCGCGGCAATGGAGGTGGGCAAGCAGTTCGGCTTCACCACGCCCACCGCGGAATCCAAGGGATGGCAACACCGTTATGGCGACGAGGAGATCTCGCAGTTCCGCGGGGCGGAGCTGATCGCCGAGCGGTGGAACCTGTCTCGTGAGGAAATGGAGCGCTTCGCGCTGTCCAGCCACCAAAGGGCACTCGCGGCCATCCGCGCCGGGCACTTCGACAACGAGATCGTCACGGTCCAGGTCGACGGACTGGACTTCCGCATCGACGAGGGGCCGCGGGAGACCTCGCTGGAGAAGATGGCGGCGTTGCCGACCCTGCGTGAGGGCGGCCGGCTCACCGCTGCGCTGGCGAGCCAGATCTCCGACGGCGCCAGCGCGGTACTGCTGGCCTCTGAGCAGGCGGTCAAAGATCACAAGCTCACCCCGCGGGCTCGTGTGCATCACATCAGCGCGCGAGGCGCCGACCCGGTGTTCATGCTGACCGGCCCGATTCCTGCCACCCGCTACGCCTTGGAGAAGACCGGGCTGTCGATCGACGACATCGACGTCGTCGAGATCAACGAGGCATTCGCCCCGGTCGTTTTGGCCTGGCTCAAGGAGATCAAGGCCGACCCGGAAAAGGTCAATCCCAACGGTGGGGCGATCGCGCTGGGTCATCCGCTGGGCGCCACCGGGGCCAAACTGTTCGCCACCATGCTCAACGAGTTGGAACGCAGCGGGGGCCGCTACGGGCTGCAGACGATGTGCGAGGGCGGCGGCACAGCCAACGTCACGATCATCGAACGGCTGTAG
- the ltrA gene encoding group II intron reverse transcriptase/maturase, with amino-acid sequence MTGSLRSNNPGKPLLAVADDEPLSPSGVKVRQLQRALWAAAKQSEGRRFHALFDRIYRGDVLWEAWFRVCKNKGAAGVDRITVAAVEDYGVDRMLRELRGDLRTGRYRPAPARRVEIPKPQGGKRPLGIPTVRDRVAQAAAKIVLEPIFEADFLSCSYGFRPRRSATMAKERLRTGFIEGYQFVVEFDIANFFGEIDHDRLLAQVSKRVSDRRVLKLLRLWLQAGVMVEGVLERTVAGTPQGGVISPLLANIYLHVLDTELSARGVGELVRYADDGVVLCRNAAQAEHALAAVGEILASLGLRLHPDKTKVVDLREGREGLDFLGCHFRARMSGRLWEQRRIVRYYLHRWPSQRAMKRLREKVRDRTGRNRAGTDIRVIIAELTPILRGWGNYFRTGNAADKFTQIDRYVWRRLFRLMVKKRGRNLRAGQADQWTEPWFNGHGLYRLRGTIRYPKAA; translated from the coding sequence ATGACCGGATCGCTCCGGTCCAATAACCCCGGCAAGCCATTGCTTGCCGTAGCCGATGACGAGCCGTTGAGCCCGTCGGGAGTGAAAGTGCGACAACTGCAACGGGCGCTATGGGCTGCGGCCAAGCAGTCTGAGGGTCGGCGTTTCCACGCCCTGTTTGACCGTATCTACAGGGGTGACGTCCTGTGGGAGGCGTGGTTTCGCGTGTGCAAGAACAAGGGCGCGGCCGGGGTGGATCGCATCACCGTGGCCGCGGTGGAGGACTACGGCGTGGACCGCATGTTGCGTGAGTTGCGCGGTGACCTTCGCACGGGTCGTTACCGTCCGGCGCCAGCGCGCCGGGTGGAGATCCCCAAACCACAGGGCGGTAAGCGGCCGTTGGGGATACCCACGGTGCGAGACCGGGTGGCCCAGGCGGCGGCCAAGATCGTGTTGGAACCGATTTTCGAGGCGGATTTCTTGTCGTGCTCGTATGGGTTTCGGCCGAGGCGGTCGGCGACGATGGCTAAGGAACGCTTGCGGACCGGGTTCATCGAGGGCTATCAGTTTGTGGTCGAGTTCGATATCGCCAATTTCTTCGGCGAAATCGACCACGACCGGCTACTGGCTCAGGTCAGTAAACGGGTTTCGGATCGGCGGGTGCTCAAACTGCTGCGCTTGTGGCTGCAGGCAGGAGTGATGGTCGAAGGTGTGTTGGAGCGGACGGTCGCAGGCACACCGCAGGGCGGGGTGATCTCGCCGCTACTGGCCAACATCTACCTGCACGTGCTCGACACTGAGTTATCTGCCCGTGGGGTGGGTGAGTTGGTGCGCTACGCCGATGACGGTGTGGTGCTGTGTCGCAACGCGGCACAAGCCGAGCACGCCTTGGCGGCGGTGGGAGAAATCTTGGCGTCATTGGGGTTGCGGCTGCATCCGGACAAAACGAAGGTAGTCGACCTACGGGAGGGTCGGGAGGGGCTGGATTTTCTGGGCTGTCACTTCCGAGCTCGCATGTCGGGGCGGCTGTGGGAACAACGGCGCATCGTGCGCTACTACCTGCACCGTTGGCCGTCACAGCGGGCGATGAAGCGGCTGCGGGAGAAGGTCCGCGACCGCACCGGCCGCAACCGCGCCGGGACAGACATCCGCGTCATCATCGCGGAGCTGACTCCGATCTTGCGCGGCTGGGGAAATTACTTTCGCACCGGCAACGCCGCCGACAAGTTCACCCAGATCGACCGGTACGTGTGGCGGCGGTTGTTCCGCTTGATGGTTAAGAAGCGGGGCCGCAACCTTCGTGCTGGGCAAGCTGATCAGTGGACTGAGCCGTGGTTCAACGGGCACGGCCTGTATCGACTTCGTGGCACCATCCGTTACCCGAAGGCTGCGTAA
- a CDS encoding transposase, translated as MARGVTGGVLVRGVQIGGLDIHKDPPAAPAAADRVWVDNGYTGQVVATSAAKADVTVEVVSGAKPDHGFTVQPRRRVIERTNGWINHRRRIDRYYETTLTAHEGFLYLSQIALLLRQLDRSQLFDTL; from the coding sequence GTGGCCCGCGGGGTCACTGGCGGGGTGCTGGTGCGCGGGGTGCAGATCGGCGGCCTCGACATTCACAAAGATCCACCAGCGGCCCCCGCGGCGGCTGATCGCGTGTGGGTGGACAACGGCTACACCGGCCAGGTCGTCGCCACCTCCGCGGCCAAGGCGGATGTCACCGTGGAGGTGGTTTCCGGGGCGAAACCCGACCACGGCTTCACCGTCCAGCCCCGACGCCGGGTGATCGAACGCACCAACGGTTGGATCAACCACCGCCGCCGCATCGACCGCTACTACGAAACCACCCTCACTGCGCACGAAGGCTTTCTCTACCTCAGCCAAATCGCCCTACTACTCAGACAACTCGACCGCAGCCAGTTGTTCGACACGCTTTAG
- a CDS encoding RNA-guided endonuclease InsQ/TnpB family protein, producing the protein MNVEAADLHPAHQHPASDPAGHARWVGVDRGLSAFLVAATADGTEVARISDAPKALAAGMKQQRRLSKSLSRKKKGSHNRTDAAARLGRHHHRVADMRRHFLHQVSGELVKTHDRLVIENLNVAGMLANHHLARAISDAGWSEFARMLRYKQAWRGGRLVEADRWYPSTRLCPQCGAVDSAMTLADRVFSCGCGHTADRDTNAATNLARWARPIMTLIDPRTPSRRPGHQCPPTGRRWPTPSC; encoded by the coding sequence GTGAATGTCGAGGCCGCCGATCTGCACCCCGCGCACCAGCACCCCGCCAGTGACCCCGCGGGCCACGCCCGCTGGGTGGGTGTGGACCGCGGACTGTCGGCGTTCCTGGTCGCCGCCACCGCGGACGGCACCGAGGTCGCCCGTATCAGCGACGCGCCGAAAGCGCTGGCTGCCGGGATGAAACAGCAGCGGCGGTTGTCGAAGTCGTTGTCACGCAAGAAGAAAGGATCACACAACCGCACCGATGCCGCTGCCCGGTTGGGCCGCCATCACCACCGTGTCGCCGATATGCGCCGACATTTCCTGCACCAGGTATCGGGCGAGCTGGTCAAGACCCACGACCGGCTCGTCATCGAAAACCTGAACGTGGCAGGAATGCTGGCCAACCACCACCTCGCGCGCGCCATCTCCGATGCCGGCTGGTCAGAATTCGCGCGCATGCTGCGCTACAAACAGGCGTGGCGCGGCGGGCGGCTCGTTGAAGCCGACCGCTGGTACCCGTCGACTCGCCTGTGCCCTCAATGCGGGGCCGTCGACAGTGCGATGACGTTGGCCGACCGGGTGTTCAGCTGTGGTTGCGGGCATACCGCCGACAGAGACACAAACGCCGCGACAAATCTGGCCCGCTGGGCCAGGCCCATCATGACCCTTATCGATCCCCGGACCCCAAGCAGGAGGCCGGGTCACCAATGCCCGCCGACGGGACGGCGCTGGCCAACACCCTCGTGTTAG
- a CDS encoding PE/PPE C-terminal domain-containing protein, translating into MHRKCLPGLWTNAASALVLSQFRRHFRCSHADQITGTIHGFRLSGLGKAAADIGQAARIGPLSVPQSWTSMAPIAATASVLRDNGLATSSAIGTSGPASMLGGMPLGAPTTNRLASAPKYGFRPTVVPRPPIGG; encoded by the coding sequence GTGCATCGAAAGTGCCTTCCCGGACTATGGACAAATGCGGCCTCAGCACTCGTATTGTCCCAGTTCAGAAGGCATTTTCGCTGTTCACACGCCGATCAAATCACCGGAACCATCCACGGATTTAGGCTAAGTGGTCTCGGCAAGGCGGCGGCTGACATAGGCCAGGCGGCCAGGATCGGACCGTTGTCAGTACCCCAGAGTTGGACTTCGATGGCACCGATTGCAGCGACCGCTTCGGTGCTGCGAGACAACGGCCTGGCCACCTCTTCAGCGATCGGAACCAGCGGACCGGCAAGCATGTTGGGCGGGATGCCGCTGGGAGCTCCAACCACGAACCGTCTCGCTAGTGCTCCGAAATACGGGTTCCGCCCAACAGTGGTACCACGCCCACCGATCGGGGGGTAG
- a CDS encoding IS1380 family transposase translates to MHSSYTFTTGSAVFDEQNLLSAAGLVPVLELAEQTGLSELINERVDLPSTRVKSGAVNPAGKLTSIVAGMMCGADSIDDANVLRAGGTPRVFNEVYAPSTLGIFLREFTFGHTKQLAAVAREHLIALAARTPLLAGADERMFLDIDSLLRPVYGHAKQGASFGHAKIASRALLRLGLSPQITTISTATAAPVIAEAQLRSGKAASGRGAAYQLKQAITTAKAINPDAPILVRGDSMFGTKKVITTCIQRGAEFSLSISRNKRINAAIAAIDEAAWTPVHYPGAVEDPDTGALISDAQVAETPYTLRLARGRTLTVRLVVRRVKDARHLDALFPVWRYHPFVTNSALPVDQADITHRRHAIIETTFADLIDGPLAHIPSGLFAANCAWLACAVIAHNLLRAVGTLAGGHHAVARGATLRRDLINIPARFAAPARKPMLHLPAHWHWRARWKALWHNVIGYPIAQPRAA, encoded by the coding sequence ATGCACTCATCGTATACGTTCACCACCGGATCGGCGGTGTTTGACGAGCAGAATCTGCTGTCGGCGGCCGGGTTGGTGCCAGTGCTGGAACTGGCTGAGCAGACCGGTCTTTCGGAATTGATCAACGAGCGCGTGGATCTGCCGTCGACTCGGGTGAAGTCCGGCGCGGTCAACCCGGCTGGCAAGCTGACCTCGATCGTCGCCGGGATGATGTGCGGCGCGGACAGCATCGATGATGCCAATGTGCTGCGCGCCGGCGGCACACCCCGGGTGTTCAACGAGGTATATGCCCCATCGACGTTGGGGATCTTTTTGCGCGAGTTCACCTTCGGGCATACCAAACAACTCGCCGCAGTGGCCCGCGAGCATCTGATCGCACTGGCGGCGCGCACCCCGCTGCTGGCTGGCGCCGACGAGCGGATGTTTTTGGACATCGACTCGCTGCTGCGCCCGGTCTACGGCCACGCCAAGCAGGGCGCCTCCTTCGGTCATGCCAAGATCGCCAGCCGCGCGCTGCTGCGGCTGGGCCTGTCCCCACAGATCACCACCATCTCCACGGCGACCGCCGCGCCGGTGATCGCCGAGGCGCAGCTACGGAGCGGCAAAGCCGCCTCCGGGCGCGGTGCCGCATACCAGCTCAAGCAGGCGATCACCACCGCGAAAGCGATCAACCCCGACGCGCCGATCCTGGTGCGCGGCGACTCAATGTTTGGCACCAAGAAAGTGATCACCACCTGCATTCAGCGAGGCGCCGAATTCTCCCTGTCGATCAGCCGCAACAAGCGCATCAACGCCGCGATCGCCGCCATCGACGAGGCCGCCTGGACCCCGGTGCACTACCCGGGCGCGGTCGAAGACCCCGACACCGGGGCGTTGATCTCCGATGCCCAGGTCGCCGAAACCCCCTACACCCTGCGCCTGGCCCGCGGCCGAACACTGACCGTGCGGCTGGTAGTGCGCCGGGTCAAAGACGCCCGCCACCTGGATGCGTTGTTTCCGGTGTGGCGCTATCACCCGTTTGTCACCAACTCCGCGCTGCCGGTCGACCAGGCCGATATCACCCACCGACGCCACGCCATCATCGAAACCACCTTCGCCGATTTAATCGACGGCCCACTGGCACACATCCCGTCGGGGCTGTTCGCGGCCAACTGCGCCTGGCTGGCCTGCGCGGTGATCGCCCATAACCTGCTGCGCGCCGTCGGCACCCTCGCCGGTGGCCACCATGCCGTGGCCCGCGGGGCTACCCTGCGCCGCGACCTGATCAACATCCCGGCCCGCTTCGCCGCCCCGGCCCGCAAACCAATGCTGCACCTACCCGCCCACTGGCATTGGCGAGCCAGATGGAAGGCCCTGTGGCACAACGTCATCGGTTACCCGATCGCGCAACCCCGCGCCGCCTGA
- a CDS encoding PPE family protein, translating to MYAGPGASPMLAAAEAWGCLPAELSVAASTYASVVTNLTSRRWSGPASALMTASAAQYVSWMTQAAMQAARTAAQAKAAAGAYETAFAMTVPPPMIAANRTLLTSLIATNFLGQNTPAIAATEADYAEMWAQDGAAMYGYAGSSLAAVSALTPFAEPPVTTTSEGPVMQAAAVAQTARTSARSDTQTTLLQAMATVAALQGLALPGASTPPPWSGLSGILDLLLGGSSGNDSLDNFWNTWGPNANIWNTVFSSGFYMPGNWIGTLSEIPGLLGTEATDAAGDAALGAGAAAADGLGSALAAPVGGLSLNPWMGDFVLPSTRLFWDAAECGAVGRG from the coding sequence ATGTATGCCGGACCTGGCGCATCACCGATGTTGGCCGCAGCAGAGGCATGGGGTTGCTTACCAGCCGAATTGTCCGTCGCTGCCAGCACTTACGCTTCTGTCGTCACCAATCTGACCAGTCGGCGGTGGTCCGGGCCCGCATCGGCGTTGATGACCGCGTCAGCTGCGCAATACGTGTCATGGATGACACAGGCCGCCATGCAAGCCGCACGCACGGCTGCTCAAGCCAAAGCGGCAGCTGGCGCCTATGAAACTGCGTTCGCAATGACGGTGCCTCCACCGATGATCGCCGCCAACCGGACGCTGTTGACATCGCTGATAGCGACCAACTTTCTCGGCCAGAACACCCCGGCGATCGCGGCCACCGAGGCGGATTATGCGGAGATGTGGGCTCAGGACGGGGCAGCTATGTACGGCTACGCGGGATCGTCGTTGGCCGCCGTATCGGCGCTCACACCCTTCGCCGAGCCGCCAGTGACCACGACCAGTGAGGGACCTGTGATGCAGGCTGCTGCGGTTGCACAGACCGCGCGCACATCCGCCCGTTCTGACACCCAGACGACGTTGCTGCAGGCGATGGCTACGGTAGCTGCCTTGCAGGGTCTGGCGTTGCCGGGAGCGTCTACCCCACCGCCCTGGTCTGGGCTGTCGGGAATTCTTGACCTGCTACTGGGCGGATCCTCGGGGAATGATTCACTCGACAACTTCTGGAACACGTGGGGACCCAACGCGAACATCTGGAACACCGTCTTTTCTTCTGGGTTCTACATGCCGGGTAACTGGATCGGCACGCTGTCCGAAATTCCCGGGCTCCTTGGGACGGAGGCGACAGACGCGGCCGGAGACGCGGCTCTAGGAGCGGGAGCGGCTGCGGCCGACGGTCTCGGTAGCGCGTTGGCAGCTCCGGTGGGTGGCCTAAGCCTGAATCCGTGGATGGGTGATTTCGTGTTGCCGTCGACGCGGTTGTTTTGGGATGCGGCCGAGTGTGGCGCGGTGGGGCGTGGGTGA
- a CDS encoding PE family protein yields the protein MSFVNVEPEELSVAAANLQSVGAAMHAQNLAMALSTTEVIPAAADEVSTLTAARFALQGQLYQLVSAQAAAIHQAFVAMLAASASSYTAAEASNSVAMS from the coding sequence ATGTCATTCGTCAATGTCGAACCCGAAGAACTGTCCGTCGCGGCGGCGAACCTGCAATCTGTCGGCGCTGCGATGCATGCCCAGAACTTGGCGATGGCACTGTCGACCACAGAAGTGATACCAGCCGCGGCTGACGAAGTATCTACCTTAACCGCAGCACGATTCGCTTTACAGGGTCAGCTGTATCAACTAGTCAGCGCTCAGGCGGCGGCAATTCACCAAGCATTTGTGGCGATGCTCGCGGCCAGCGCCAGCTCGTATACAGCCGCCGAGGCGAGTAACTCAGTCGCTATGAGCTGA
- a CDS encoding HoxN/HupN/NixA family nickel/cobalt transporter, producing MCSMGNPSFSPRFRWALTPHEWLRLGAMLAVIFALHVIGWSILILIVKPAHFVVGNNAFGIGIGLAAYTLGVRHAFDADHIAAIDNTTRKLINDGQRPLGVGFFFSFGHSSVVFGLSALIVGFNTIIEPVKEGSSALHRYTSLIGATVSGTFLYLIALINVVILIGILRTFTRMRRGVYDKVELEQQLNDRGLLNRILGRFTKSITASWHMYPVGLLFGLGFDTATEVALLVLAGTSAGAHLPWYAILCLPVLFTAGMCLFDTIDGSFMNFAYAWAFSSPVRKVYYNITITGLSVAVALLIGSIELLALLADQFGWSGPFWNWIDGINLNAVGFVIVGLFVLTWVVALAIWRSARIEERWTVAESVG from the coding sequence ATGTGTTCGATGGGCAACCCGTCGTTTTCACCTAGGTTTCGGTGGGCCTTGACACCGCACGAGTGGCTGCGGCTGGGCGCAATGCTCGCGGTGATTTTTGCGCTACACGTAATCGGTTGGTCCATCCTGATACTCATCGTGAAGCCGGCGCATTTTGTCGTCGGGAACAATGCATTTGGCATCGGCATCGGTCTGGCCGCATACACGTTGGGCGTCCGCCACGCGTTTGACGCCGACCATATTGCTGCCATCGACAACACCACCCGCAAGCTGATCAACGACGGACAGCGCCCGCTCGGTGTCGGGTTCTTCTTTTCCTTTGGCCACTCGTCGGTGGTCTTCGGGCTGTCCGCACTGATCGTAGGTTTCAATACCATCATCGAGCCGGTCAAGGAGGGGTCGTCGGCGCTGCATCGCTATACCAGCCTAATCGGCGCCACAGTTTCGGGCACGTTCCTCTACCTGATCGCGCTCATCAACGTGGTGATCCTAATCGGAATCCTTCGCACGTTCACCCGGATGCGCCGCGGTGTCTACGACAAAGTCGAATTGGAACAGCAACTGAACGACCGCGGACTGCTCAACCGGATCCTCGGCCGCTTCACTAAATCGATCACCGCGTCGTGGCACATGTATCCGGTCGGGCTGCTCTTTGGGCTCGGCTTTGACACCGCCACCGAGGTCGCACTGCTGGTTTTGGCCGGCACCAGCGCGGGGGCACATCTGCCATGGTATGCGATTTTGTGCCTGCCGGTGTTGTTCACCGCCGGAATGTGCCTGTTCGACACCATCGACGGCTCATTCATGAACTTCGCCTACGCATGGGCGTTTTCCAGTCCAGTGCGTAAGGTCTACTACAACATCACCATCACCGGATTATCGGTCGCGGTCGCTCTGCTAATCGGCAGCATCGAGCTCCTCGCCTTGCTCGCCGACCAATTCGGCTGGAGTGGTCCATTTTGGAACTGGATCGACGGGATCAACCTCAACGCTGTCGGCTTCGTCATCGTCGGGCTGTTTGTACTGACTTGGGTGGTCGCACTAGCGATCTGGCGCTCCGCGCGAATAGAGGAAAGATGGACGGTAGCCGAAAGCGTTGGCTAA